The DNA sequence TACCTCTGAAGCCTTCGAACACGCCTCCGGCCGCCGTTATCTCAACGCCCGCCGCCCCGAACTCTACGAGCCGATCACCCGCCCCCATCCCCCCGGCCACCAGGCCATCACCAAGCCCGGCTGGTCCCTCTCTTACGAATCCCGTTCCTCCTGAACCCTCGAGCCCTCGTCCCTTGGTGTCCTCTCGATGCCACCGGGGACGAGGTGCGATCGCAGAGCCGCACCGTCGTTCAGGATTCATCACGCTCTCGACACGCTCAACCTCCCCAATTCCTTCTCGCTCCGCCTTTCGTTTTCTCCGCGTCTTTGCGACGCTGCGCGCGATCCCCTCCTCGCATTCTCCCTTTTGTTTCTGCACATAGGTCTTCCTCCCCCCTTAATCCCTCATCACAATACACCTGATCGCTCGCCCTGGCCCATTCCTCCGAGCCTCCTCCGATGCGCTCCTCTCCCGATCTCTCCGGCCTCCGCTGCATGGTGCTCGGCTCGACCTCCGGCATCGGCCGAGCCACCGCCTTCGCCCTTGCCTCCTCAGGGGCCGACGTGATCATCCACGGCCGCCGCTCCCGAGACGCCGCCGAATCCGTCGCTGCCGAGTGCCTCCGTCTCGGCTCGGCGCGATCCGCCGTCCTCATGGCCGACCTCGCCGCACGCGACGCCGGCGACCAACTCGTCCAGGATGCCTGGAATCTCTGGGACGGCCTCGACGCCTGGCTCCACCTCGCCGGCGCCGACACCCTGACCGGCCCCGGTGCATCGCTCGACTTCGACGCCAAACTCGACCTCCTCTGGGCCGTCGACGTCGTCTCGACCCTCCGCCTTTGCCGTCAGGTCGGTGCCTTGATGAAGCAGCAAGGCCACGGAACCATCCTCACCATGGGCTGGGACCAGGCCGAAACCGGGATGGAAGGCGACTCCGGCGAACTCTTTGCCGCCACCAAGGGGGCCATCATGTGCCTCACCCGCTCCCTCTCCCTCAGCCTCGCCCCCGAGGTTCGTGTCAACTGCCTTGCCCCCGGATGGATCAAGACCTCCTGGGGTGAACAAGCTTCCGACGAGTGGCAAGCTCGCGCCGTCTCCGAGGCCCCCCTCGCTCGCTGGGGCACCCCCGACGACGTCGCCCAGGTCGCCCGCTTCCTCGTCAGCCCTGCCGCCAAGTTCTTGACCGGCCAGATCGTTCGTATCAATGGAGGGGCGATCCGATAATCATCGACGCCCGGGGGCGCATCATGAACACGACCGCACTGTTCGTCGAACTCCTCATCATCGGAGCGGGGGCTGCCATCGCGGTGGCGCTTGCCATCGTTGGCCTTTGCGGTTACGAGTGGGTTCCGCTCCTGAAGCCGGTGGAGTGGCTCATTCTGGTCCCACTGCTTGCCATCGCCTATGTGCTCGGCATCGTTGTTGATCGCCTGGCTGACTTCCCTTTCGATAAATGGATCGAAGCGGCGCGAACGAGAACGTTTGGATCGAAGGACAGTTATCATCAGGCCCGATACTCCGTGCTCTCGCGGCACGAGACATTCCGCTTCATTCTCGAATACGGTCGGAGCCGACTGAGAATCGCCCGGGGATGGACCCTGAACTGCATCCTGATTTTCGTCGCGATGCAGGCCTATGCCTTCGGTCGTCTCGAAGGCTCAGCCCGCTGGCAGGTGGCACTCATCGGTGGTTCAGCGATTACCCTGCTCGCGCTCTCAAC is a window from the Tautonia rosea genome containing:
- a CDS encoding SDR family NAD(P)-dependent oxidoreductase, whose protein sequence is MRSSPDLSGLRCMVLGSTSGIGRATAFALASSGADVIIHGRRSRDAAESVAAECLRLGSARSAVLMADLAARDAGDQLVQDAWNLWDGLDAWLHLAGADTLTGPGASLDFDAKLDLLWAVDVVSTLRLCRQVGALMKQQGHGTILTMGWDQAETGMEGDSGELFAATKGAIMCLTRSLSLSLAPEVRVNCLAPGWIKTSWGEQASDEWQARAVSEAPLARWGTPDDVAQVARFLVSPAAKFLTGQIVRINGGAIR